From the genome of Gracilimonas sp., one region includes:
- the nuoD gene encoding NADH dehydrogenase (quinone) subunit D: protein MKLTDINSKVDPKFFKEHQRGIYKSLEDKHTTIEEIDSEDPLNSKMVLNMGPQHPATHGVLRLILQLRGELIEKTKIDIGYLHRGVEKIAENKTYQEFMPYTDRMDYLSPYSNNVALCTAVEKLADVEVPERAQYIRMICCELARISSHLLWLGTMVMDAGAISFFIWTFREREKIYDIFDEVAGHRFTVSHSRIGGVANDLTDDAVARIKEFVEKFPQELKDWHKLLDRNRIFIDRNQDVGILKTENALDLGATGPVLRAAGYAVDQRIIKPYLKYDQVDFEVPTRMEGDNLARYFVRMEEMGESIKIIQQCFDKMPKGPIRTNNAKQAYPSKDEVYYSMEGMIHDFMMTDTGICPPAGKEVYHAVESPKGELGYFIQSDGTGHPWRLKVNAPSLRNLQVLEHILDGEMVADTVVIIGGIDPVMGEADK from the coding sequence ATGAAACTCACAGATATTAACAGTAAGGTTGATCCTAAGTTTTTTAAGGAACACCAGCGAGGTATATATAAAAGTCTTGAGGATAAGCACACAACCATTGAGGAAATTGACAGCGAAGATCCGCTGAATTCCAAAATGGTACTAAACATGGGACCTCAGCACCCTGCAACTCATGGTGTGCTTCGTTTGATTCTTCAGTTACGTGGTGAACTCATTGAGAAAACAAAGATCGATATTGGGTATCTCCACCGCGGTGTAGAGAAAATTGCTGAGAATAAAACGTACCAGGAATTCATGCCTTACACCGATCGCATGGATTACCTCTCTCCATACAGCAATAATGTAGCTTTATGTACCGCTGTTGAAAAACTGGCCGACGTTGAAGTGCCGGAACGGGCTCAATACATCCGAATGATTTGCTGTGAACTTGCCCGAATTTCTTCTCACCTTTTATGGCTGGGAACAATGGTTATGGATGCCGGGGCGATTTCCTTTTTTATCTGGACATTCCGTGAGCGCGAAAAAATTTATGACATTTTTGATGAAGTAGCCGGTCACCGGTTTACCGTTTCACATTCCAGAATTGGTGGTGTAGCTAATGATCTAACCGATGATGCTGTAGCCCGTATTAAAGAATTTGTCGAAAAATTCCCACAGGAGCTTAAAGACTGGCACAAACTTTTAGACAGAAACCGCATTTTTATTGACAGAAATCAGGATGTGGGTATTCTTAAAACAGAAAATGCACTAGACCTTGGAGCAACCGGCCCCGTACTACGAGCTGCTGGTTATGCTGTTGATCAACGAATTATCAAACCTTACCTGAAATACGATCAGGTTGATTTTGAAGTGCCTACCCGCATGGAAGGTGATAATCTTGCCCGGTATTTCGTCCGTATGGAAGAAATGGGTGAAAGTATTAAGATTATTCAGCAGTGCTTCGATAAGATGCCTAAAGGTCCGATCCGAACCAACAATGCCAAACAAGCCTATCCTTCTAAAGACGAAGTATATTATTCCATGGAAGGCATGATTCATGATTTCATGATGACGGATACAGGCATTTGTCCTCCTGCTGGTAAAGAAGTTTATCATGCGGTGGAGTCACCAAAAGGTGAACTTGGCTACTTTATTCAAAGCGATGGAACCGGACATCCATGGAGATTAAAAGTAAATGCACCATCCCTCAGAAATCTTCAGGTATTGGAGCACATTCTGGATGGAGAAATGGTTGCTGATACTGTTGTAATAATCGGAGGAATTGATCCTGTAATGGGAGAAGCAGATAAATAA
- a CDS encoding NADH-quinone oxidoreductase subunit C produces MSLELNKTEQGVVDGLSSDFSEDLIDVYQSCDHTYIRVEAENIIQILKFLKEKHHFIFLCDIIGTDRYTSDERFEVIYNIMNLRTQDRIFVKIRVEEENPHVPTATSLWTSAGWFEREIYDMYGVRFEGHPDHRRMYMPEDFEYFPLRKEFPLLGIPGSIELPNTTPDTE; encoded by the coding sequence ATGAGTTTAGAACTAAACAAAACGGAGCAAGGCGTAGTAGATGGCCTGTCTTCTGATTTCTCAGAAGATTTGATTGATGTCTACCAATCCTGCGATCACACATATATTCGGGTTGAAGCAGAGAATATTATTCAGATTCTCAAATTCCTGAAGGAGAAACATCACTTCATCTTTTTATGCGACATCATTGGAACCGACAGGTATACCTCTGATGAACGATTTGAAGTGATCTACAACATCATGAATCTGAGAACACAGGACAGAATTTTTGTTAAGATCAGAGTAGAAGAAGAAAACCCTCACGTACCAACCGCTACATCACTTTGGACTTCAGCCGGCTGGTTTGAGCGTGAAATCTATGACATGTATGGTGTCCGTTTTGAAGGACATCCTGATCACAGAAGAATGTATATGCCGGAAGACTTTGAATACTTCCCGCTTAGAAAAGAATTTCCGCTGTTGGGTATCCCCGGTTCTATCGAATTGCCTAACACAACCCCAGATACGGAGTAA
- the nuoB gene encoding NADH-quinone oxidoreductase subunit NuoB, translating to MGIESALGEGFFTTKIDALSNWARANAAWPMPMGLACCAIEMMAFAGPRYDASRFGSEVMRFSPRQSDVMIVAGWSTYKMAHAIRRIWDQMPDPKWCIAMGACASTGGMHRCYGVVQGVDNYLPVDAYVSGCPPRPDALLHALMKIQDKIKTEHSVLLDS from the coding sequence ATGGGAATTGAATCAGCACTAGGTGAAGGTTTTTTTACTACAAAAATTGATGCGCTATCCAACTGGGCGCGAGCCAATGCTGCATGGCCTATGCCAATGGGTTTGGCTTGTTGTGCAATTGAGATGATGGCTTTTGCGGGTCCTCGTTATGACGCTTCCAGGTTTGGGTCAGAAGTTATGCGCTTCTCCCCTCGTCAAAGCGATGTAATGATCGTTGCAGGTTGGTCTACCTACAAAATGGCTCATGCCATTCGCAGAATCTGGGATCAGATGCCGGATCCAAAATGGTGTATTGCAATGGGTGCTTGTGCATCAACAGGTGGTATGCACCGTTGCTACGGAGTAGTTCAGGGAGTTGATAATTACTTGCCTGTAGATGCTTATGTATCCGGATGCCCTCCACGGCCTGATGCCCTTCTTCATGCGCTAATGAAGATCCAGGATAAAATTAAAACTGAGCACTCTGTTTTATTAGATAGTTAA
- the ndhC gene encoding NADH-quinone oxidoreductase subunit A: protein MLENYFPILIVAIVAMILAAAFLLLSKILGPFRPNKNKLDPYESGMDPVGEARDRYSISFYLVAMEFIVFDLEVVFIYPWAVRYLEFGVGTFMAMMLFIVILFIGLLYTLKKGTLDWDLNHFKA, encoded by the coding sequence ATGCTCGAAAATTATTTTCCAATTCTAATAGTAGCTATCGTCGCTATGATTTTAGCGGCAGCATTCCTGCTCTTGTCTAAAATTTTAGGGCCTTTTCGTCCAAACAAAAACAAACTCGATCCTTACGAAAGTGGAATGGATCCAGTGGGTGAAGCCAGAGACCGTTATTCTATCAGTTTCTATTTAGTAGCCATGGAATTTATTGTATTCGACCTTGAGGTTGTTTTTATATATCCATGGGCCGTTCGTTACCTGGAGTTTGGCGTAGGAACGTTCATGGCTATGATGCTATTTATTGTAATACTATTCATCGGGCTTCTTTATACTTTGAAAAAAGGCACCTTGGATTGGGACTTAAATCATTTTAAAGCTTAA
- a CDS encoding bifunctional nuclease family protein → MSKVLMEILGLSTSPSSGGAYALILTEAEGNQRLPIIIGSFEAQAIALELENIKPPRPMTHDLLKNFFLSFDTQVKQVFINDLSEGTFYAQIIFERENQLVELDARPSDAIALAVRFNAPIYVNDEVLKEAGISTEPESQTLEEALKSDEPAPGQKELTQLEKLEKELQTAIETENYEKAAKIRDRISKMKG, encoded by the coding sequence TTGAGTAAAGTATTAATGGAAATTTTGGGACTCTCAACAAGCCCTAGCAGCGGTGGAGCTTATGCTCTGATTTTAACTGAGGCAGAAGGAAATCAAAGACTCCCAATTATAATAGGTTCGTTCGAAGCACAAGCTATTGCATTGGAGCTTGAGAATATTAAGCCACCTCGGCCCATGACTCACGACCTCCTGAAAAACTTTTTTCTAAGCTTTGACACTCAGGTCAAGCAAGTCTTTATTAATGACCTATCGGAAGGAACCTTTTATGCGCAAATTATATTTGAGCGGGAGAATCAGCTTGTCGAGCTTGACGCCCGGCCGAGTGACGCTATTGCATTGGCGGTACGTTTTAATGCACCTATTTATGTTAACGATGAGGTTCTGAAGGAAGCTGGTATAAGCACTGAACCAGAAAGCCAAACACTGGAAGAGGCACTTAAAAGTGATGAACCTGCTCCCGGACAAAAAGAGTTAACGCAGCTCGAAAAGTTGGAAAAAGAGCTTCAGACAGCTATTGAAACAGAAAATTATGAGAAAGCGGCCAAGATCAGGGACCGTATTTCAAAAATGAAAGGATAA
- the bshC gene encoding bacillithiol biosynthesis cysteine-adding enzyme BshC translates to MDISGCSFSELSYSTLFNTYLNNFDKLRAFYEYNPLYAGDIEKRAGTISSSNYKSKYVEALKKYHDELGITSSQENQLKKLASDDSLAIVTGQQLGILGGPLFTIYKTMTAILLAKEYEKKLGRPVVPVFWLADEDHDFEEIAWTGITGRKDFTKVQLDQQGSGHPVSDEIISDQIEELKAKVKEELFETDFSDKLWNQLNEHYMQGKTHAQAFAGLINDWFAEEGLLIAGSNFKAIKKILADEFTQSISEADLIYQSVENKSKELEKEFHRQVMNGDSNLFYISDQEGRLKIHKDGSNWTAGPISWKEAELLEEIQNKPENFSPNVFLRPIIQDKLLPTLGYVAGPGELAYYGQMKDLYKQFDLEMPPIFPRFCGTLIESGITRIVEKLPFRFCEYGKRIEDLESEFVEQADTTDIEEVFSEWKQKLEDSAKKPLEVINEIDPTLDGTVGKTVAGFTNELDKLKGRVYRSIKKQEEIQINRIEKIKVNLFPDGGLQERAVSPVYFMNKYGLDIWSQLLTEVEKNGLDLTKHHLIEL, encoded by the coding sequence TTGGACATATCAGGTTGTTCGTTTAGCGAACTCTCTTATTCAACACTATTCAATACTTACCTAAATAATTTCGATAAACTCAGAGCATTTTATGAGTATAATCCGCTTTATGCCGGAGATATTGAAAAGAGAGCAGGGACTATTTCCAGTTCCAACTATAAAAGCAAATATGTTGAGGCTCTAAAAAAATATCATGACGAGCTAGGGATCACATCTTCCCAGGAAAACCAACTAAAAAAACTTGCCAGTGATGATTCACTGGCAATTGTGACTGGTCAGCAGCTTGGAATACTTGGCGGACCGTTGTTTACGATTTACAAAACAATGACAGCAATCCTGCTTGCCAAAGAGTATGAAAAGAAATTAGGCAGGCCCGTTGTACCTGTTTTTTGGTTGGCGGACGAAGATCATGACTTTGAAGAAATTGCCTGGACAGGAATTACCGGTAGAAAAGACTTTACCAAAGTTCAGTTGGATCAGCAGGGCAGTGGTCACCCGGTTTCTGATGAGATTATTTCTGATCAAATTGAAGAACTGAAAGCAAAAGTTAAAGAAGAGCTTTTTGAAACTGATTTCTCTGATAAACTTTGGAATCAGCTCAACGAGCACTATATGCAAGGCAAAACTCACGCCCAGGCTTTTGCAGGCTTAATAAATGATTGGTTTGCAGAAGAAGGCCTCCTTATTGCCGGGAGTAATTTCAAAGCTATTAAAAAAATACTGGCTGATGAATTTACACAAAGTATTTCTGAAGCCGACCTTATCTATCAATCTGTTGAGAATAAAAGTAAAGAACTGGAGAAAGAGTTTCACAGGCAGGTGATGAATGGAGACTCCAATTTATTTTATATATCAGATCAGGAAGGAAGGCTTAAAATTCATAAAGATGGTTCTAATTGGACAGCCGGACCAATAAGCTGGAAGGAAGCTGAATTACTTGAAGAAATTCAGAATAAACCAGAAAACTTTTCTCCTAATGTATTCCTGAGACCAATAATACAGGACAAGCTTTTACCAACTCTTGGATATGTTGCTGGTCCTGGAGAGTTGGCTTATTACGGACAGATGAAAGACTTATACAAGCAATTTGATTTAGAGATGCCACCTATTTTTCCAAGGTTCTGCGGCACCCTGATTGAGTCAGGTATTACCCGAATTGTGGAGAAGCTTCCTTTCAGGTTTTGTGAATATGGGAAACGTATTGAAGATCTTGAATCTGAATTTGTTGAGCAGGCAGACACGACTGATATTGAAGAGGTTTTTTCGGAATGGAAACAGAAACTAGAAGATTCAGCAAAAAAGCCATTAGAGGTCATTAACGAAATCGATCCCACTTTAGATGGTACCGTTGGTAAAACTGTGGCAGGCTTCACCAATGAGCTCGACAAACTAAAGGGTCGGGTATATCGCTCTATCAAAAAGCAGGAAGAAATTCAGATAAACCGGATAGAGAAAATTAAAGTAAACTTATTTCCGGATGGAGGGTTGCAAGAACGTGCGGTTTCTCCGGTATACTTCATGAATAAATATGGGTTGGATATTTGGAGCCAATTATTAACCGAAGTTGAAAAAAACGGACTGGATTTAACTAAGCACCACCTGATTGAATTATGA
- a CDS encoding 5-formyltetrahydrofolate cyclo-ligase, whose translation MSSASKKKQELREKVLAERQKISARDWKEKSDQIISTLINHDSFKVAKTVHTYISMNQRREVCTDTLLEYLINSEKRVVVPVTNFSEGTLSHSGITSLSDLKTNKWGVAEPAQISKVDMGELDLIIVPMAAADRARNRLGYGKGFYDRFLSETNAQKVGLVFESFLFDEIPTEEFDEKLDMIISEEEVIFA comes from the coding sequence ATGAGTTCCGCTTCAAAGAAAAAGCAGGAATTGAGGGAAAAAGTATTAGCCGAAAGGCAGAAGATTTCTGCCCGTGACTGGAAAGAAAAGTCAGATCAAATTATTTCAACACTTATAAACCATGATTCCTTTAAAGTGGCGAAAACGGTGCATACCTATATATCAATGAACCAACGTCGTGAAGTGTGTACAGATACTCTTTTGGAATATCTGATTAATAGTGAGAAGCGAGTTGTTGTTCCAGTTACCAATTTCTCTGAGGGAACTTTATCGCATTCTGGGATTACATCACTCTCAGATTTAAAAACGAATAAATGGGGTGTAGCCGAACCGGCTCAAATATCTAAGGTCGATATGGGTGAGCTTGATCTGATAATAGTACCCATGGCGGCGGCAGACAGGGCAAGAAACAGGCTCGGATATGGAAAGGGTTTCTATGATCGGTTTTTGTCTGAAACCAATGCTCAGAAAGTGGGACTGGTTTTTGAGTCTTTTCTTTTTGATGAAATTCCAACCGAAGAATTCGATGAAAAATTAGATATGATAATTTCAGAAGAAGAAGTGATTTTCGCGTAA
- a CDS encoding PspC domain-containing protein has product MAEKTRTKQASRTGTASLEFNDFELNSTMQEFLKEEEKDTGKSIWNIATISGMVMLFLAITFLIQWVGLPIGEGLSNFVSDAIVGLPIIGGALITLIGFGYFVGDRKRERKMKKARKKAKPTSSGTYSDIPGAENSSYSSGSKLNNALDSKSSSKSKSYSGIDSYGYRHSKRLMKSRSDKKWAGVCGGLAKYFGISATVVRFIFVAAFFMGWGASLLVYFGLSLAMPKEPVEMMDDFDY; this is encoded by the coding sequence ATGGCTGAAAAAACAAGAACAAAACAAGCATCCAGAACCGGTACAGCATCTCTCGAGTTTAACGATTTTGAATTAAACTCAACGATGCAGGAATTTCTGAAAGAAGAAGAAAAAGATACGGGTAAAAGTATCTGGAACATCGCAACAATTTCGGGGATGGTAATGCTTTTCCTTGCTATTACTTTTTTGATTCAATGGGTTGGATTGCCAATAGGCGAAGGACTTTCTAATTTTGTCAGTGACGCAATTGTTGGTCTTCCAATTATAGGTGGTGCACTAATAACCTTGATCGGTTTTGGATACTTTGTGGGAGACAGGAAAAGAGAACGAAAGATGAAGAAAGCTCGTAAAAAAGCTAAGCCAACATCTTCAGGCACATACTCAGACATTCCGGGGGCAGAAAACAGCTCTTATTCGTCAGGTTCAAAACTGAACAATGCTTTAGACTCAAAATCTTCTTCTAAGAGTAAGTCATACAGCGGAATTGATAGTTATGGCTACCGCCATTCAAAAAGACTTATGAAATCCAGATCAGATAAGAAATGGGCAGGTGTTTGTGGTGGTTTAGCTAAGTACTTTGGGATTAGCGCTACAGTTGTACGGTTTATTTTTGTAGCTGCTTTTTTCATGGGTTGGGGAGCCAGTCTTTTGGTCTATTTCGGACTTTCACTCGCCATGCCAAAAGAACCAGTAGAAATGATGGATGACTTTGATTATTAA